Genomic segment of Microbacterium sp. M28:
GGACGGGTGATGTAGTCGATGATCGGGTCCGTGATGAAGAACGCGATGATCATCGCGACGACCAGCGCTGCCGCCGAGATCAGCAGACGCTTGCGGAGTTCGACGAGATGCGCTCCGAGCGACATCCTGCGCTCACGCCGATTAGTGTCCCCCTCGATCGGGGACGTCGCACCTTCCGACACCGCGGTCAGGTCGTGCGATCAGTGCCGGACGCGGCTCCGTTGTCGGTCGTCGTGGAAGACGACGGCGTCTCCGGCTCTGCAGCAGTCGAGGTGTTCTTGCGTGAGGCGTCTTCGTCCTTCATCGCGGACATCTCACCCTTGAAGACACGCGCGGACTGTCCGACGCTCTTCGCGAGCGCTGGCAGCTTCGCTGCGCCGAAAAGGAGCAGGATGACAGCAAGGACGATGAGCAGGTGCCATCCGGTCAAGCCGGCCATGTGGTTCTCCTCGGTTCGGGGGTTCGTATCAGTCTAACCATCTGAGTGGTCGTCTGGTCGATGATAGAGCGCGAGTCCTGCGGCGGCCCATTCGCGCGTCGCCGCGCGCGCCACGGCCGGGCCGAGCACCTGCATGCGCCCGCCGAATCGGCCGGCGAGACGCTTGATGCCTCGGGGGTCGGACAGGCGAACATGGGCGAGGACCCGACCGTCCTGCTCTTCGCCGTCCGCCACGAATCCGCTGAGCAGCGGCAGCAGCAGCGGAGGCAGCCGCACCGACACGTTGCCGTCGGGCAGACCGTCGGTGAACAGGTCGGGGACGCTCTCGCCCTGATGGGTGATCGCGATGTCCGTCAGCCGAGGCTCGCTCACCCGGTCGAGGTGGAAGGTCCGCATGGCCTCGCGCATGTGGCACCACCCCTGCAGGTACCACTGGCCGTTCGTGATCATCACCTGAACGGGATCGACCGTGCGCGTGGTCGGCTCGGCATCCGGCGCCTGATAGGTGAAGGAGACGGCGACGCCCTCGCGCAGCGCCCGGGAGACGGCCTCACGGACCTCGTCCACGGCATCCGTCGCGACGACGACCGCGGCCGGCGCGTCGGCCGCGCCGCGGGACAGCTTCGCGATCAGGCCGGAGACCAGCCCGGACCCCGCCACCTCGGGGACCGCGGCGACCATCTGCAGACCCGCGAGCAGAGCGGCTGCTTCGCGCGCGGTGAAACGCGGCACGCGGCGCAGCGCGACGTCGTTCGTGATCTCGATCACGTCCTGCTCGTCGAGGAGGTCCCAGTTGATGTCGAACAGCTCGTGCGGCTGCTGCCAGTATCCCGAGTCACCCGGGAGGCCGATGACCGTGAGCTTCTCGACCATGGCGCGCATCTGATCCGGCGTGACCTGGAACTCCTCGGCGGCTTCGGCGAGGGAGACCTGGCCTCGTTCGAGCAGGTAGGGAACGAGCGTGAGGTACAGGCGCACCCGCTCGGACGCGAGCAGAGGCTTGGGCTTGGCCATCATCGGTCCTCGTCCCGGTGTGCGTCGATGATCTGCACGAGGCGCTCGATCACGGCGTCGCGGAGGTCGGCCGGTTCCACCACGCGCACCTCCGGTCCGTAGGAGGCGAGCTCGTCGGCGAAGATGTGCCGGTCGACGTAGTGCACGTGGATCCCCTGCGCTGCGGGCACGGCCCGGCGGCCGAGTCGGAGCGACGCCTCTGTGCCCGGCGTCACCTCGAGGAGCGCCCTGTTGCGCCGAGCAACGTCCTCCAGACCCGACATGGCACGCTCCCCCGCCCCCGCACGCAGTTCTGGGTCGAAGCGCTCGGCGGTCGCGCGCACGTCCCCGACGATCCTGCTGAGCAGGAAGGTGCGCTCCTCCTCGACATCCGCATCGATGCCGTAGACGTGCCAGCGCGCTTCGTAGTCGACGAGCGCGAGAGGGCGTACGCGACGCGATCGCGCGGTCTCCTCCCCCGGCTTGAGGTAGTCGAAACGCACGACGCGGCTCGACTCGATCGCGTCCTGGAGAGGTCCGAACGCGGCGTCTCTCGTGGTGATCCGCGGCGCGAACCCGATGATCGGCGCATCGCCGTCGATGCCGAGCGCGCGGATCTTGCGCACACCGGACTGGGCGTCGCCCGAGACGGACTCGGCGCTCCACACGCTCCCCGCGAGCTGCAGCACGGCGAGTTCGGCCGGGGTGAAGTCGATGTCGGCCGGCAGGTCGTATTCCGCCTGAGGAATGCGGTACCGCGCCTCGCGCAGATCGTTGGGGTCCGTCGCGTCACCGATGGTCTCCACGGGGATTCCGAGCGAACGCAGTTCGTCCTTGTCCCGCTCGAACATCTTCTCCAGCGCATCGGCCCTGGTGCCGGCATCCGCGCGCTGACGGTACCCCGATACGTTGTCGAGGATCTGCTGCTTGGTGAGTCCGACCTCCGTGGCCATGAGCGCCACGACAAGATTCGTCAGGCGCTCCTCCGCGGGGATCTGGACCGCCATCACTGCCCCGGTGCGGGACTGGTACCCAGGATGTCGACGACGTAGGCCATCGCTTCGCCGCCCTCGGCAGCGGGTACGACCACGAGCAGCTGGGATCCGACGGTCTCGCCGACCATCGCTTCGGCGACTGCCGGAGCGGTCTGGGCGAGATCCGAGACAGGGTTCGTGTCCCAGCTCGTGCCGCTGACCGTCTTCGAGTCCCAGCCGACAGCGGTGTAATTGACCCAGGCGACCGTGTCCTGCTCGAGCTTCTCGCCCTCGCCCTTGATCAGGACCTGCTCGACCTGCTCGGACGGCGCCGCGCCGTCCGGAACGATGATTCCGGGGCGGCCGTCAGCGGCGCGGACGACCGTGGGCAGGTTGCGCGCGTTGTTGAACTGCTTCGGACCCGTCGCCCTTGCGAGCTTCGTGTCGAGCACGTCGATGACCGCGACGACCGTGGTGTCCTCGTCGAGCTGGAAATTCGAGAGCGCTGCCTCACCGAAGTCGGCGGGAGCGATGGCGGCGACCATGCGGGTACCCGGAGTGGCGCACTCGAGGACCTCGCCGATGCCGGGGATCTGCTGCGTCCACGATGCGATGTTCGACAGGCGGGTCATATCGCCGTCGAATTCGGTCTGCACGACCTGCTCTCCTGTGCTGCCGTCGAACAGCGCGATGTCCAGCACCGTGAGCTGCGAGGGGGACGTCAGCGGCGTGCCTTCGCCCGTGATGACGTCGGTGTAGGACGTCTTCTCGACGTGCAGCGGCGAGAACAGCTCGACGTCGGGTGCGACGCCGAAGTCGCCGTCGACCGTGACCGCGTCATCGATACCGCTCGTCGACGCGGCGCGATCGCACGCTTCCCCGTCGAAAGTCGGGGCGGCGGTGCACCCGGTCAGAGCGACGACGGCGAGGCTGAGGCTGGCAAGGGCAGCGGACGTTTTACGCACGCGCTCCAGTCTATTCCGTCGTCTGCTCGGTTACGCGCGATTCGGCGGCGATGCGCGCCGCGGCTGCGGCTTTCTCGGCCTCGCGCACGCGCTTGCGCAGGTTCTTGTCTGTGATCTCGCGATCCCCGACGGCCCCGGGCGTCCACAGCTCGACATCCTCGTCGCCATAGCTGCTCTTGGATGCGCGGCGCTTGACCTCGGGCGCGATCGCTCCGGGGGCGAGGCGGCGAGCGGTGATGAGGAATCCGGTGTGCGCGACCATCCGGTGGTCGGGCCGTACCGCGAGTCCCTCGACGTGCCAGCCGCGCACCATCGTCTCCGAGGCATCGGGTTCGGTGAACAGGCCGGTTCCGCGGATGTACTCGGCGACCCGCGACAGCTGGGTGGCGGTGGCGACGTAGCAGAGCACCACGCCACCGGGGGTGAGTGCGTCTGCCACGACGTCGATGCACTCCCACGGGGCGAGCATGTCGAGCACGACGCGGTCGACCCCGCCGGCGGGCAGTTCCTCGGGCAGCGACTCCACCAGGTCCCCGACGACGACGCGCCACGTGTCGGGGCGACCGCCGAAGAAGGTCTCGATGTTCGCGGTGGCGACCTCGGCGAAGTCCTCCCGCCGCTCGAACGAGACCAGTTGTCCCGAAGGTCCGATAGCACGCAGCAGCGACAGCGTGAGGGCGCCGGAGCCGACCCCGGCCTCCACGACGACCGCGCCAGGGAAGATGTCCGCCTGCATGACGATCTGCGCGGCATCCTTCGGATAGACGATCGCGGCGCCGCGGGGCATCGACATGGCGAAGTCGCGCAGCAGAGGCCGCAGCGCCAGATAGTCGTGCCCCGAGCTGTTCGCGATGACCGTGCCGTCCGGGCGGCCGATGAGATCCGCGTGGCGCAGCACGCCGTGGTGGGTGTGGAGTTCACCGTCGGCACGCAGGCTGATCGTGTGCATGCGGCCCTTCGGGCCGGTCAGCTGCACGCGATCGCCTTCGCGGAACGGCCCACTGGGGCGAGTGGTCTGCGGGTCGGTCATGAGCGGATCTCCGTCTGAGTGGTGCGATGCGTCCGGTGCAGCGCGATGATGTCGTCGGCGGTGCGCCCCTGCAGCGTCGGCCACAGGTCGTGTGCTCCGACGTCGTCGAGCGGCACGATGTGCGGCACGCCGAGGGTCACGGCGCCGGCGGTGAGTCCGGCACGCAGCCCGGTCGGCGAATCCTCGATCACCACGGCTTCCCCGACGTCGACGCCCAGCAGGGCGGCGCCGAGCAGGTACGGCTCGGGGTGGGGCTTGGGGTTCTGCACGTCGTCACCCGCGACGATCAGACGGAAGGCGTCGAAGTCGATGAGCTCGACGACGCCCTCGGCCATCCGCCGAAGGGACATCGTCACGAGCGCGGTGGGAATCCCGGCATCCTGGAGGTCCCGAAGCAGCTCCTGCGCCCCGGGGCGGAACGGCACGCCGTGCGTGGTGAGCATGCCCCGCACTCGGTCGGTGAGGCGGTCGATGATGGCGTCGCTGTGCATGTCGACGCCCGCCGATCGAAGGATCGCCGCGCTGTCCGACAGGCCGTTGCCGACGAGCTGAAGCGCGTCCTGGTGCGTCCACGTTCCACCGAACGACTCGACCAGTTCGGTCTCCGCCGTCATCCAGTACGGTTCGGTGTCGACGAGGGTCCCGTCCATGTCCCACAGGACCGCGCTCGGCATCTCACTCACTGCACCATGCTATCCGGCGCACCCTGTGCATCCCCGCGCACCTGCGCGCCCACCCCGCACGGGGACTAGCCTTGAGGGATGGATGCACTCGGAAACCGCATCATCGTGGCGGCGTTCGACGGCTGGAACGATGCCGGCGAGGCCGCCAGCGGCGCCATCGAGGCGATCCGCCAGTCCGGCGACTACGAGCTCGTGCACGCGATCGACCCCGAACTCTATTTCGATTACCAGTACACCAGGCCGGCCACGCGCATGGATGCCCAGGGGCACCGCGAGCTGCAGTGGCCCGGGGCCGCCCTGTGGCGGCCGGTGCCTGCGGCGCAGATCGGTCCCGAGTTCTGGTTGCTGACCGGGTCCGAGCCCGCCCGCACCTGGCAGGCGTTCGCGAACGAGTTCATCGACGTCGCGCTGCGCGACGACGTGACGGGCTTTCTGACGCTCGGCGCGATGCTGTCGGACGTTCCGCACACGCGACCGATCTCGATCTTCTCCTCGAGTCCGAACGAACAGGTCCGCGAGGCGCACGGTCTGGAGCGCTCGCTGTACGAAGGGCCGGTCGGCATCCTGAGCGTGCTCGAACACTTCGCCGAGCGGGCGGGCATCCCCACGGCGGGCCTCTGGGCGAGCGTGCCGCACTACGTCGCCTCGGCCGCGCCGTCGCCGAAGGCCACTCTGGCACTGCTGGACCGGCTCGAGGAGCTCACAGGGATCGACGTCCCGCGCACGCATCTGCGCACCGAGGCGGCCGCCTGGGAGGCGTCGATCGATGCCGCTGCGGCCGACGACGAGGACATGACGGAGTACATCCGCCAGCTCGAGCGCACGAGGGACACCTGGGACTCCCCCGAGGCATCCGGCGACGCGATCGCCCAGGCGTTCGAACGCTACCTCCGTCGCCGCGGCGACGGCCCCGGTGACCACAAGCGCTGAACGCGCGGCCGGTTCAACCGGTGATGACGCCTGTGCCGAGCAGGATCAGCAGGGTCGTGCCGAGCAGGATGCGGTAGATCACGAACGGCAGGAAGCTCCGCTTCGAGATCCAGCTCATGAAGAACGCGATCACGCCGAGCGCGACGACGAAGGCGATGCCGGTGGCTGCGAGGGTCTCGCCGAGCGAGAAGTACTGATCCGGTTCGTCCCAGCTCTTGAACAGCTGGAAGAACCCGCTGCCGAACACCGCGGGAATCGCGAGCAGGAAGGCGTAGCGTGCGGCTGCTGCGCGCTCGTAGCCGAGGAAGAGGCCCATCGTGATGGTGCCGCCGGACCGGGAGACACCTGGTACGAGGGCCAGCGCCTGGGCGAGACCGAACAGGACCCCGTGCGGGTACGTGAGATCGTCGAGCTTGCGCCGCTTGGCGCCCACGTAGTCGGCGATGCCGAGCAGGATGCCGAAGACGATCAGCATGATCGCGACGATCCACATCGAACGCAGGACGGTCTCGATCTGATCCTGGAAGAGCAGACCGAGTACCACGATCGGGATGCTGCCGATGATGATCAGCCAGCCCATCTTCGCGTCGGGGTCGTTTCGCGGGAGCTTGCCGGTCAGCGAGCGGAACCAGTGTCCGATGATGCGGACGATGTCGCGCCAGAAGAAGACAACCACGGCAGCCTCGGTGCCGATCTGCGTGATGGCGGTGAACGCGGCGCCAGGGTCCTCGCCCGAGCCGGTGAACGTGCCGACGATGCGCAGGTGGGCACTCGATGAGATCGGCAGGAACTCGGTGAGTCCTTGGATGATGCCGAGGAACAGCGCTTCGAGCAGGTGCATGGCGGGACTTTCCGATCAGACAGGTTCAGGTCGGCGCGGCGATCAGTACGAGCGCAGCAGGTCGGTCAGAACCTGCTGACCGAAGACAAGCGATTCTACGGGAACCCGCTCGTCGACTCCGTGGAACATGCCCGTGAAGTCCAGGTCTGCGGGCAGGCGCAACGGCGCGAATCCGTAGCCCGTGATGCCGAGCGTGGAGAGCGCCTTGTTGTCCGTGCCCGCTCCGAGCAGGTACGGGATCACGGGCACACCGGGGTCATGCCTGCCGAGCGAGGCGACCATGGCATCGACCAGCGGGCCGTCGAACGGCACCTCCATGCCGATGTCGCGCACGACCGTCTCGATCACGATGTCGTCGCCGACGATGCGCTGCAGCTCGGCCAGCACGTCGTCCTCGGTGCCGGGGAGCACCCGGACGTCGATGAGCGCCTCGGCCCGCTCGGGGATCACGTTGTGCTTGTAGCCGGCGCTGAGCACGGTCGGGTTCGCGGTCGTGCGGAACGTCGAGCGCAGGAACGCCTCTGCCGGTCCGGCTGCCGCGGCGAGGGCGTCCGGATCGTCGGCGGGGCGTCCGCTGAGTTCGCTGAGCCCCTGGAGAAGGGCCTCGGTCGTGGAGGTGAGCCGGATCGGCCACCGGGTGCGGCCGATCTTCGCAACCGCTTCGGCGAGCCGCGTGATCGCGTTCTCGTCATGCAGACGGCTGCCGTGCCCGGCCCGCCCCTTGGCCACCAGGCGGATCCAGATCAGCGCCTTCTCCCCCACCTGCAGCAGATACGCACGTCGGTCGTCGACCGTGATCGAGTACCCGCCGACCTCGCTGATGGCCTCGGTCGCACCTTCGAACCAGTCGGGGCGGTCCTTCACGACGAGACCCGATCCCTCGACGCCGCCGTTCTCCTCGTCGGCGAAGAAGGCCAGCACGAGGTCGCGTTCCGGCTGCTCGCCCGCCCGCAGGATGTCGGCGACGGCCGTCAGGATCATCGCATCCATGTTCTTCATGTCCACGGCACCGCGCCCCCACAGCATCCCGTCGCGGACGACGCCGGCGAACGGGTCGACGCTCCAGTCCTCCGCCATCGCGGGGACGACGTCTAGGTGACCGTGCACGACCAGGGCTGGCTTGGTGCGATCGCGCCCGGGGACGCGCGCCATCACGTTCGTGCGCCGAGGGATCGGCTCGTAGTACTCGGTCTCGAGACCGAGGGACTCCAGGTAGGCGCCGACGTACTCGGCGGCCTCCCGCTCCCCCTTGGCGTTGCCGCCGCCGAAGTTCGACGTGTCGATGCGGATCAGGTCCTGCGCGACGCGGACGACCTCTGGCAGCTGCGGATCGGACATGGTCCCAGGCTATCGAACAGCCGCGGCGCGCCCGGCGTGCACCCTGGTTCGAAGCACCCGGGAGAACGTGCTAATCTCATTCTTCGGTCGGCAACGACGATTCATCACCTGCGCGGGTGGCGGAATAGGTAGACGCGCTAGCTTGAGGTGCTAGTGCCCGAATAGGGCGTGGGGGTTCAAGTCCCCCCTCGCGCACAGACAGGCCCCGGATCATCTGATCCGGGGCCTTACTTGTTCTCTCCGACTTCCTGCCGCATGTCATTCGCACGGGTCTTCGTCGCGAATCGTCCAAACTCGTGTTTGGCCACAGCGATTGCGCCCCGGTTTCTGCGTCGCGCGGCTCGCGCGAGCACTCGCGCTGCTCGTGGCCTGACGCTCTGATGCAGCGCTGAGCACTCAAGGCCGGTCGTCGGGCGTCTGTTCGTCGACGACACCGCCCTCGCCATCCGAACCCGCGCCCGCGGCTTCCGGGTCGTTGGCCACAGGATCTTCTGCTCGCTGTCTCGGCGTGAGTTCGTCGGGGATCATCGGCTTCTCGTCATCATGGCTGCTGGCTGAGTCGTGCATGGCGGGTTCTCTCTCTATCTCGTGCGTGAAGAGCGCCAGTCGAACACAAGCCCCCTGCGCCTGCCTCCCCCTTGACAGGGTTCTCTGCCCCTCGCAGTGGCTCCACGGGTGGCTGATCTTCCCTGGGTAGGGTGACCAGCATGCCTGCCGCAGACATTCTCATCGGAGCACGCGCGAAGTCGATTCGCCGCTCGTGCGCGCGTTCCGGATCGAGAACGCCACGGGGCACCCGATCTCGTTCAGCGCCACGCTCGAGCAGACCCTCGCGATGACCGAGGACAGCTGGCGCATGCGGGGCCGCCGTGGCGAACAGGACGAGGCTGCGTCGTTCGCCGCCATCGAGCAGCAGGCCGGCCGCTGGGTGGGCATGATGAGCGCGCTAAGCCATGACGACGACGACCCGGTGCTCACGGGCGTTTACGTCGTGCCCGAGTTCAGGAGAACAACCCCGAGGATCGCCGACCAGCTGATGGGCCTCGTACTCCAGTGGGCGACGCCCAGAGCGTCGCGTCTGCGCCTGTACGTCTACGAGCGCTCAGAGCCCGCGATCCGGTTCCACCAACGACACCGATCCTCCCCCGAAGGCCGTGCACGCCCGCACACGTTCGCACCAGGCGACGTGCTTGAGTTCGCAAGATCGCTCGGCGGAGAACCCGCATGAAACGCTCTCGCCGACTCATCGCTGCCAGCTCCGCCGCCGTGTTCGCCGCAGTCCTCTCGGGCTGTTCGATGGACCTGCTCATCTGGGGCCCGGAAGGCACCCGCGTCATCGAGACGACGGAGCAGCTCGTCGACGCGGCCGCGGCCGGTGACGCTGCGTCGTTCGTGTGCGAAGGCTACGACCCGGAGATGCGTGAGCCCACCGACTGGGCGGGCCTCTCCGCAGAAGAGCCCGAGGAGTTCGTGCCCGAATTCTGGGAGCAGATGGTCCCGCTCGAGCCGGACTGGAGCATCAATCTCTCTTTGCCCGAGGACCGCACCCAAGCCGGCACCGAGTACCCCGGCGACATCTTCTACCAACAGACCGATGACAGGCTGTGCCTCGTCGGCGTCGTCTGGTGGACGGTCGAATAGCATGCTTGGTCACTGGGACTCGCGACAACAGGAGGTGCCGGGGACCCGCAAGATGCTACGTTTCCGCAGTGAGCGATGCACTCTTTCTGAATGTCGACGAGGACGGTTTCTTCTGCCTCGTCGCGCCCGACGCATATCGCGGTTTCATCGATGAGGATTGGCAACTGGAGCAGCTCTTCACACATTTCGTAGAGCAGATGAACGCGGGCTCCCTGTTCGTCGCCCACCCTGGCCCGGATGATGCAGACGAGACCGTGTCGTTTGCAGGCACTCCGTCAGGTGCTTCGGCCTTGCGTGAAGCGACGAGCACCGTCCACGTCGGAGTCGGCGGGCTGTGGGTCACGGATTACACGCAGTTGACGATGGCCGCCCAGTTCGACGACGAGACGGCAACGAACTCCGGTGCGATGCGGCTTCCTGTGACCGAAGGCACCCATCGTGTCACCCTCAGTCAGGTCGACGGCGACCCGTGTTACGTGCTCACCATCAAGCCCGTGGACGACGATCTGCAGCCGCTGGACGCGGTTCCCTGGTTCGCCTAGTTCAACTCTGCATTCTGCTGGATCCAGGCGATGAGGGCCGGGTCCAGGCGACGAGGGCGTTGAGGATCACGGCCGGTGGAACGAGATGACGTCATCTCGTCGCGAGCGTTTCTCGGTCATACCCGCGAGCTCCAGGCGACGGAAGACGCGACGCGGGAGCGCCGGAAGCTCAGCCGTTCGTCCAGCGGGTGGTTTCGCGAGCCCGGTGATCAGCGACAGGTCGACGCCGGCACCGCGCACCTCGATCCGCGCGTAGTCGCTGCGGGATCGCCAGAGCAGCAGTTCCAGGTCGCGGAAAGAGACGGTGTGGCGTGAATCCCGCGTTGTCAGCCTGATCTCGTCATCGCCGAAGGCCACGACGCACTCGACAGTTCGGCGCTGGAGCACGGCCCTCAGCGCCAGGTACGCCGGCAACGCGACCCCGGCGCCAATGACGATGATCATCCACTGCGGCCCCAGGCGCATGACGACGTCGTCGAGGACGATCAGCAGCGAAACGACAACGAGGCCGACGACGACCACGATGCCGATGGTCGTGCCGGTGAGAACGCGCATTCGCACAGGGATGGCGGCAAAGCACACAGCCGAGCCGTCTCCGTTCTCCTCGCGCTCCCACTCCGGGGTCGTGGGCGTCGGGCGCTTCTTTGCATCCTGTCGGGCGAAGACATCGCCGAGACGGCTGATCAGCCCGAGCCAGATCCATCCGGCGGCCGGGATCGCAGCGAACGTCAGCACGAATGCGACCGCGCGGCCCGGCTCGGGGACGGAATCGAGCATGTCTCCCCCGGCCTCCCCGACGATGACGATGGCCGCGCCGAGGGCTGTGGCGACCGCAGTGTGAAGGATCACGCCACTGCGAGCCGGCACCGTGCGCAGCGTGGCGTTGACGAACGCGAATCCGAAGCACCACCCGCCGACCAGCATCAGCAGGAACGGGAGGAAACTCAGGTCATCACCTGCGAGAGTCACGGCAATCGCACCCCCGAGAAGCAGTGCACCCCAGAGGACCGGATTGCGGACGAGTCTGCGGCCCGACGTCACTCGCACCGGCGCGTCAGCGGTGGACTCGGTCATCGGAGACATCCTAGAACGCGCTGCCCTCGTCGGCGTCGACCAGGGGATCAAACGCCGCAAGTTCCCGCTCCCGACGCTCAGACCAGCTGAACCGCGAGCTCTCAGTTCCCGTTCATCCCGTGCGGCTCGGCGCTGGCGACGAGCGAACGAACGCTCCCCCACGTCACGCTACGGATTCGCCCGGTGGCAGAGGAGCTCGCCAGCACCTTGTCCTCGGTCGATGGAAGGATCGCACCATGAGCACCTCGCGCGCCGATGAGCGCCGCGCCCGCGCAGCAATCGCCGCTTTCGATCTCATCGAGACGGAGGTCCGGCCACACCTGGCCGCCGGCGGCCGGTTGTGGTCCAAAGGATCAGGAGGCTACCCGAGTCTGCTTCGGCAGATGCTCGGCTCGCTCGACAAAGACCACGCTGTGGCCTTCGCGACCCGGGATGCGATGCAGCTGGCGCCGGCCGAACGTGTCGTCGAGCACGTGATCCCGTTCAAGCGGATCATCGTCGAGATCGTCGATCCGAGACAGGCTGATCCCCGATCGAACACGCGCCAGGAGCCGATCGCAGGAGGACCTGCCACGTCCCCAGAGCACCTGCTGTCGATCTTCGACCAACTCCTGCAGAAGTGCTGGGTCACCAAGGACGAGCACGACCTCCTGAACCGCGCCGGCCGGAGTCTCCAGTGGGATGCACCCGATGGTGACGGCTGGGCGCGGTATCGCCTCGCGGATGTGGTCGCATACCCGCTTGCCTAGGTGCACTGCCCCGGCAGGTCGGTTAACCGGGTGATTGGTGGAGCTTGCCCGGCGGGCTGATCGTGAGTCCGCCGCGCTTCCCCGTACCAGTGATCCCCATTACGATCGGCAGCGGAACGGAGACATGATGAAGTTTCTCATTCTCGGGTACACCCCGACTGATTCGTGGGATGGCACGACCGCTGATGTGCCTTCGGCCGATGCGCTCGCCGCCTTCGCCGAGTATCAGAAGTTCGAGGCCGAGCTCCGTGCGACCGGCGAGTTCGTGAGCGCCGAAGGACTCGGTCATCCGGTCATGTCGGTGACCGTCCGCAAGGACGGTGAGTCCGTCGTCGTCACCGACGGTCCGTACGCCGAGCTGAAGGAGGTGCTCGCCTCGTTCGCCGTGCTCGACGTGACGAGCCTCGATCGGGCCAAGGACATCGTGGCGCGGATGGTCGCCGTGCTGGGCGAACCGATGGAGATCCGGCCGATCATGGGCGACGATTTCGCTTGAGCGGCCGACC
This window contains:
- the tatA gene encoding twin-arginine translocase TatA/TatE family subunit, whose translation is MAGLTGWHLLIVLAVILLLFGAAKLPALAKSVGQSARVFKGEMSAMKDEDASRKNTSTAAEPETPSSSTTTDNGAASGTDRTT
- a CDS encoding WYL domain-containing protein; its protein translation is MAKPKPLLASERVRLYLTLVPYLLERGQVSLAEAAEEFQVTPDQMRAMVEKLTVIGLPGDSGYWQQPHELFDINWDLLDEQDVIEITNDVALRRVPRFTAREAAALLAGLQMVAAVPEVAGSGLVSGLIAKLSRGAADAPAAVVVATDAVDEVREAVSRALREGVAVSFTYQAPDAEPTTRTVDPVQVMITNGQWYLQGWCHMREAMRTFHLDRVSEPRLTDIAITHQGESVPDLFTDGLPDGNVSVRLPPLLLPLLSGFVADGEEQDGRVLAHVRLSDPRGIKRLAGRFGGRMQVLGPAVARAATREWAAAGLALYHRPDDHSDG
- a CDS encoding helix-turn-helix transcriptional regulator, with protein sequence MAVQIPAEERLTNLVVALMATEVGLTKQQILDNVSGYRQRADAGTRADALEKMFERDKDELRSLGIPVETIGDATDPNDLREARYRIPQAEYDLPADIDFTPAELAVLQLAGSVWSAESVSGDAQSGVRKIRALGIDGDAPIIGFAPRITTRDAAFGPLQDAIESSRVVRFDYLKPGEETARSRRVRPLALVDYEARWHVYGIDADVEEERTFLLSRIVGDVRATAERFDPELRAGAGERAMSGLEDVARRNRALLEVTPGTEASLRLGRRAVPAAQGIHVHYVDRHIFADELASYGPEVRVVEPADLRDAVIERLVQIIDAHRDEDR
- a CDS encoding tRNA (adenine-N1)-methyltransferase, producing MTDPQTTRPSGPFREGDRVQLTGPKGRMHTISLRADGELHTHHGVLRHADLIGRPDGTVIANSSGHDYLALRPLLRDFAMSMPRGAAIVYPKDAAQIVMQADIFPGAVVVEAGVGSGALTLSLLRAIGPSGQLVSFERREDFAEVATANIETFFGGRPDTWRVVVGDLVESLPEELPAGGVDRVVLDMLAPWECIDVVADALTPGGVVLCYVATATQLSRVAEYIRGTGLFTEPDASETMVRGWHVEGLAVRPDHRMVAHTGFLITARRLAPGAIAPEVKRRASKSSYGDEDVELWTPGAVGDREITDKNLRKRVREAEKAAAAARIAAESRVTEQTTE
- a CDS encoding HAD family hydrolase yields the protein MPSAVLWDMDGTLVDTEPYWMTAETELVESFGGTWTHQDALQLVGNGLSDSAAILRSAGVDMHSDAIIDRLTDRVRGMLTTHGVPFRPGAQELLRDLQDAGIPTALVTMSLRRMAEGVVELIDFDAFRLIVAGDDVQNPKPHPEPYLLGAALLGVDVGEAVVIEDSPTGLRAGLTAGAVTLGVPHIVPLDDVGAHDLWPTLQGRTADDIIALHRTHRTTQTEIRS
- a CDS encoding PAC2 family protein, with product MDALGNRIIVAAFDGWNDAGEAASGAIEAIRQSGDYELVHAIDPELYFDYQYTRPATRMDAQGHRELQWPGAALWRPVPAAQIGPEFWLLTGSEPARTWQAFANEFIDVALRDDVTGFLTLGAMLSDVPHTRPISIFSSSPNEQVREAHGLERSLYEGPVGILSVLEHFAERAGIPTAGLWASVPHYVASAAPSPKATLALLDRLEELTGIDVPRTHLRTEAAAWEASIDAAAADDEDMTEYIRQLERTRDTWDSPEASGDAIAQAFERYLRRRGDGPGDHKR
- a CDS encoding undecaprenyl-diphosphate phosphatase, translated to MHLLEALFLGIIQGLTEFLPISSSAHLRIVGTFTGSGEDPGAAFTAITQIGTEAAVVVFFWRDIVRIIGHWFRSLTGKLPRNDPDAKMGWLIIIGSIPIVVLGLLFQDQIETVLRSMWIVAIMLIVFGILLGIADYVGAKRRKLDDLTYPHGVLFGLAQALALVPGVSRSGGTITMGLFLGYERAAAARYAFLLAIPAVFGSGFFQLFKSWDEPDQYFSLGETLAATGIAFVVALGVIAFFMSWISKRSFLPFVIYRILLGTTLLILLGTGVITG
- a CDS encoding M20/M25/M40 family metallo-hydrolase; its protein translation is MSDPQLPEVVRVAQDLIRIDTSNFGGGNAKGEREAAEYVGAYLESLGLETEYYEPIPRRTNVMARVPGRDRTKPALVVHGHLDVVPAMAEDWSVDPFAGVVRDGMLWGRGAVDMKNMDAMILTAVADILRAGEQPERDLVLAFFADEENGGVEGSGLVVKDRPDWFEGATEAISEVGGYSITVDDRRAYLLQVGEKALIWIRLVAKGRAGHGSRLHDENAITRLAEAVAKIGRTRWPIRLTSTTEALLQGLSELSGRPADDPDALAAAAGPAEAFLRSTFRTTANPTVLSAGYKHNVIPERAEALIDVRVLPGTEDDVLAELQRIVGDDIVIETVVRDIGMEVPFDGPLVDAMVASLGRHDPGVPVIPYLLGAGTDNKALSTLGITGYGFAPLRLPADLDFTGMFHGVDERVPVESLVFGQQVLTDLLRSY
- a CDS encoding GNAT family N-acetyltransferase — translated: MRAFRIENATGHPISFSATLEQTLAMTEDSWRMRGRRGEQDEAASFAAIEQQAGRWVGMMSALSHDDDDPVLTGVYVVPEFRRTTPRIADQLMGLVLQWATPRASRLRLYVYERSEPAIRFHQRHRSSPEGRARPHTFAPGDVLEFARSLGGEPA
- a CDS encoding YciI family protein: MMKFLILGYTPTDSWDGTTADVPSADALAAFAEYQKFEAELRATGEFVSAEGLGHPVMSVTVRKDGESVVVTDGPYAELKEVLASFAVLDVTSLDRAKDIVARMVAVLGEPMEIRPIMGDDFA